In Carya illinoinensis cultivar Pawnee chromosome 10, C.illinoinensisPawnee_v1, whole genome shotgun sequence, one DNA window encodes the following:
- the LOC122280117 gene encoding phosphatidate phosphatase PAH1 isoform X3, with amino-acid sequence MNVVGKVGSLISQGVYSVATPFHPFGGAVDVIVVQQQDGTFRSTPWYVRFGKFQGVLKGAEKVVRIAVNGVEANFHMYLDNSGEAYFIKVEAGKGGEINEVAEDSDNLKVTAEDSSLDNNNKDSNYNINDIHILEHSASDSGVVGLRDEYVPLRPDRIERVESDVDRRFYDFQDEQSSFEGSVELSEYGSNQYDCLDGEAFVEPQSLNAEVVLLVSVDGHVLTAPISTSEQNAENVQLSTPQFHLGPGEGADFCEGNEEFSSGENVWAVDYISKLSPSTANGAPVDVGSINSNDSAFGHQLEVCEVEGGHVCQSEEAMNIADQQGKIHVQSDSEDVAPPNKRGEVFKSCLELSELTKQVRNTDLKDVVSSLDAQCSEEISQQSPPVVKAGKDRSAVELRNDDGPSGSCSSSSPGNMMSPGLQVQVESIEENAWNVEAEVEHMDDRKSVHSVYNGSESKDGKFTTSAAFEGVDECSNNEPAETQAGVSIEENQTHSILRFEISLCRNELHPGMGLEAAAEAFDAHRISAEEFTNSSASIISNENLIVRYRERYLLWEKAAHLVLGVAAFGLDLPFEPKDAIPVEQDGTPQPRDDDSGNTPSSGRRWRLWPIPFRRVKTLEHASSNSTNEDVFIDSESVNSAVVSTMASHNGNGSPHKQLIRTNVPTNEQIASLNLKEGQNIITFSFSTRVWGRQKVDAHIYLWKWNARIVISDVDGTITKSDVLGQFMPLVGRDWTQSGVARLFSAIKDGNTLPNGPVVISPDGLFPSLYREVIRRAPHEFKIACLEDIRKLFPAECNPFYAGFGNRDTDELSYMKIGIPKGKIFIINPKGEVATSHRIDVKSYTSLHTLVNDMFPPTSLVEQEDYNSWNYWKMPVADIDV; translated from the exons ATGAATGTGGTGGGTAAAGTTGGGAGCCTAATTTCCCAGGGTGTTTACTCTGTTGCTACCCCTTTCCACCCCTTTGGTGGGGCTGTTGATGTCATTGTTGTTCAGCAGCAGGATGGGACATTCCGAAGCACGCCTTGGTATGTCCGTTTTGGTAAATTTCAGGGAGTTCTGAAAGGGGCTGAGAAGGTTGTTCGCATAGCGGTCAATGGCGTTGAAGCCAATTTCCACATGTATCTTGATAATTCAGGCGAGGCCTATTTTATAAAGGTCGAGGCTGGTAAAGGAGGTGAGATAAACGAGGTGGCAGAGGATTCTGATAACTTGAAAGTTACAGCAGAGGATAGTAGTTTAGACAATAACAACAAAGATAGTAATTACAACATTAATGACATTCACATACTTGAACATAGTGCCTCTGATTCAGGGGTGGTTGGATTGCGAGATGAATATGTTCCCTTGCGTCCGGACCGTATTGAGAGGGTAGAATCTGATGTCGATCGAAGGTTTTATGACTTCCAGGATGAGCAATCTTCTTTTGAGGGTTCGGTAGAGTTGTCAGAATATGGATCAAATCAATATGACTGTTTAGACGGCGAGGCTTTTGTGGAACCCCAAAGTTTGAATGCAGAAGTGGTATTATTGGTAAGTGTAGATGGTCATGTATTGACAGCCCCCATCTCAACATCAGAACAGAATGCAGAGAATGTGCAATTAAGTACGCCCCAGTTTCATCTAGGCCCAGGTGAAGGGGCAGATTTTTGTGAAGGCAATGAGGAGTTTAGCTCAGGTGAAAATGTTTGGGCTGTTGATTATATTAGCAAGCTGAGTCCATCTACAGCTAATGGTGCACCTGTTGATGTTGGCAGTATTAACAGTAATGACAGTGCTTTTGGACACCAGCTGGAAGTTTGTGAAGTTGAGGGGGGCCATGTCTGTCAATCTGAAGAAGCTATGAACATTGCAGACCAGCAAGGAAAGATTCATGTGCAAAGCGATTCAGAAGATGTGGCTCCTCCTAACAAGAGGGGAGAGGTGTTTAAGAGCTGTTTGGAGCTATCAGAATTGACCAAACAGGTTAGAAATACTGATTTAAAAGATGTGGTTTCCTCATTGGACGCTCAATGTTCAGAAGAGATATCTCAACAGAGTCCTCCAGTTGTTAAGGCAGGGAAAGATCGGAGTGCTGTAGAATTGAGAAATGATGACGGGCCATCTGGCTCCTGTAGTTCAAGTTCTCCTGGTAATATGATGTCTCCAGGTTTACAGGTTCAAGTTGAATCAATTGAGGAAAATGCATGGAATGTAGAAGCAGAAGTAGAACACATGGATGACAGAAAATCTGTTCATTCTGTATATAATGGTTCAGAATCTAAGGATGGAAAGTTTACCACATCAGCAGCATTTGAAGGGGTAGATGAATGCAGTAATAACGAGCCTGCAGAAACTCAAGCAGGAGTTTCCATTGAAGAGAATCAAACTCACTCCATCCTAA GGTTTGAGATATCACTATGTAGGAATGAACTTCATCCAGGTATGGGTCTGGAAGCTGCTGCTGAAGCCTTTGATGCACATCGGATATCTGCGGAGGAGTTTACAAACTCATCAGCATCAATTATCAGTAATGAGAATCTAATAGTAAGATATAGAGAGAGGTACTTGCTGTGGGAAAAAGCTGCTCATCTTGTTCTTGGAGTGGCTGCATTTGGTTTAGATTTACCTTTTGAGCCCAAAGATGCAATTCCTGTGGAACAAGATGGCACACCACAGCCGAGGGATGACGATTCTGGAAATACTCCTTCATCTGGGCGTAGATGGAGGCTCTGGCCTATTCCATTCAGAAGAGTAAAAACGCTTGAGCACGCTAGCAGTAATTCAACCAATGAGGATGTCTTCATTGATTCTGAATCTGTCAACTCAGCAGTAGTGTCAACGATGGCATCGCATAATGGCAATGGATCCCCTCACAAGCAATTGATAAGGACCAATGTTCCCACTAATGAGCAGATAGCTTCTTTGAATCTGAAAGAAGgtcaaaatattataactttcaGTTTCTCTACCAGGGTTTGGGGAAGACAAAAG GTTGATGCCCATATTTACTTGTGGAAGTGGAATGCACGAATTGTAATATCAGATGTTGATGGGACTATTACCAA ATCTGATGTTTTAGGCCAGTTCATGCCTTTAGTTGGTAGGGACTGGACGCAATCTGGGGTCGCTAGACTTTTCTCTGCAATTAAG GATGGGAATACTTTACCTAATGGGCCTGTTGTTATCTCCCCTGATGGATTATTTCCCTCATTGTACCGAGAAG TAATACGAAGAGCGCCTCATGAATTCAAGATTGCGTGTTTAGAG GATATTAGAAAACTCTTTCCAGCTGAATGCAATCCATTTTATGCTGGCTTTGGAAATAGAGACACGGATGAACTAAGTTATATGAAAATTGGGATTCCCAAGGGaaaaatatttatcattaatCCGAAG GGTGAGGTTGCCACTAGTCATCGCATTGATGTGAAGTCATACACATCTTTGCACACTCTTGTCAATGACATGTTCCCGCCAACTTCATTGGTTGAGCAG GAAGATTATAACTCGTGGAATTATTGGAAAATGCCAGTGGCAGACATTGATGTATAG
- the LOC122280117 gene encoding phosphatidate phosphatase PAH1 isoform X4, with amino-acid sequence MNVVGKVGSLISQGVYSVATPFHPFGGAVDVIVVQQQDGTFRSTPWYVRFGKFQGVLKGAEKVVRIAVNGVEANFHMYLDNSGEAYFIKVEAGKGGEINEVAEDSDNLKVTAEDSSLDNNNKDSNYNINDIHILEHSASDSGVVGLRDEYVPLRPDRIERVESDVDRRFYDFQDEQSSFEGSVELSEYGSNQYDCLDGEAFVEPQSLNAEVVLLVSVDGHVLTAPISTSEQNAENVQLSTPQFHLGPGEGADFCEGNEEFSSGENVWAVDYISKLSPSTANGAPVDVGSINSNDSAFGHQLEVCEVEGGHVCQSEEAMNIADQQGKIHVQSDSEDVAPPNKRGEVFKSCLELSELTKQVRNTDLKDVVSSLDAQCSEEISQQSPPVVKAGKDRSAVELRNDDGPSGSCSSSSPGNMMSPGLQVQVESIEENAWNVEAEVEHMDDRKSVHSVYNGSESKDGKFTTSAAFEGVDECSNNEPAETQAGVSIEENQTHSILRFEISLCRNELHPGMGLEAAAEAFDAHRISAEEFTNSSASIISNENLIVRYRERYLLWEKAAHLVLGVAAFGLDLPFEPKDAIPVEQDGTPQPRDDDSGNTPSSGRRWRLWPIPFRRVKTLEHASSNSTNEDVFIDSESVNSAVVSTMASHNGNGSPHKQLIRTNVPTNEQIASLNLKEGQNIITFSFSTRVWGRQKVDAHIYLWKWNARIVISDVDGTITKMGILYLMGLLLSPLMDYFPHCTEK; translated from the exons ATGAATGTGGTGGGTAAAGTTGGGAGCCTAATTTCCCAGGGTGTTTACTCTGTTGCTACCCCTTTCCACCCCTTTGGTGGGGCTGTTGATGTCATTGTTGTTCAGCAGCAGGATGGGACATTCCGAAGCACGCCTTGGTATGTCCGTTTTGGTAAATTTCAGGGAGTTCTGAAAGGGGCTGAGAAGGTTGTTCGCATAGCGGTCAATGGCGTTGAAGCCAATTTCCACATGTATCTTGATAATTCAGGCGAGGCCTATTTTATAAAGGTCGAGGCTGGTAAAGGAGGTGAGATAAACGAGGTGGCAGAGGATTCTGATAACTTGAAAGTTACAGCAGAGGATAGTAGTTTAGACAATAACAACAAAGATAGTAATTACAACATTAATGACATTCACATACTTGAACATAGTGCCTCTGATTCAGGGGTGGTTGGATTGCGAGATGAATATGTTCCCTTGCGTCCGGACCGTATTGAGAGGGTAGAATCTGATGTCGATCGAAGGTTTTATGACTTCCAGGATGAGCAATCTTCTTTTGAGGGTTCGGTAGAGTTGTCAGAATATGGATCAAATCAATATGACTGTTTAGACGGCGAGGCTTTTGTGGAACCCCAAAGTTTGAATGCAGAAGTGGTATTATTGGTAAGTGTAGATGGTCATGTATTGACAGCCCCCATCTCAACATCAGAACAGAATGCAGAGAATGTGCAATTAAGTACGCCCCAGTTTCATCTAGGCCCAGGTGAAGGGGCAGATTTTTGTGAAGGCAATGAGGAGTTTAGCTCAGGTGAAAATGTTTGGGCTGTTGATTATATTAGCAAGCTGAGTCCATCTACAGCTAATGGTGCACCTGTTGATGTTGGCAGTATTAACAGTAATGACAGTGCTTTTGGACACCAGCTGGAAGTTTGTGAAGTTGAGGGGGGCCATGTCTGTCAATCTGAAGAAGCTATGAACATTGCAGACCAGCAAGGAAAGATTCATGTGCAAAGCGATTCAGAAGATGTGGCTCCTCCTAACAAGAGGGGAGAGGTGTTTAAGAGCTGTTTGGAGCTATCAGAATTGACCAAACAGGTTAGAAATACTGATTTAAAAGATGTGGTTTCCTCATTGGACGCTCAATGTTCAGAAGAGATATCTCAACAGAGTCCTCCAGTTGTTAAGGCAGGGAAAGATCGGAGTGCTGTAGAATTGAGAAATGATGACGGGCCATCTGGCTCCTGTAGTTCAAGTTCTCCTGGTAATATGATGTCTCCAGGTTTACAGGTTCAAGTTGAATCAATTGAGGAAAATGCATGGAATGTAGAAGCAGAAGTAGAACACATGGATGACAGAAAATCTGTTCATTCTGTATATAATGGTTCAGAATCTAAGGATGGAAAGTTTACCACATCAGCAGCATTTGAAGGGGTAGATGAATGCAGTAATAACGAGCCTGCAGAAACTCAAGCAGGAGTTTCCATTGAAGAGAATCAAACTCACTCCATCCTAA GGTTTGAGATATCACTATGTAGGAATGAACTTCATCCAGGTATGGGTCTGGAAGCTGCTGCTGAAGCCTTTGATGCACATCGGATATCTGCGGAGGAGTTTACAAACTCATCAGCATCAATTATCAGTAATGAGAATCTAATAGTAAGATATAGAGAGAGGTACTTGCTGTGGGAAAAAGCTGCTCATCTTGTTCTTGGAGTGGCTGCATTTGGTTTAGATTTACCTTTTGAGCCCAAAGATGCAATTCCTGTGGAACAAGATGGCACACCACAGCCGAGGGATGACGATTCTGGAAATACTCCTTCATCTGGGCGTAGATGGAGGCTCTGGCCTATTCCATTCAGAAGAGTAAAAACGCTTGAGCACGCTAGCAGTAATTCAACCAATGAGGATGTCTTCATTGATTCTGAATCTGTCAACTCAGCAGTAGTGTCAACGATGGCATCGCATAATGGCAATGGATCCCCTCACAAGCAATTGATAAGGACCAATGTTCCCACTAATGAGCAGATAGCTTCTTTGAATCTGAAAGAAGgtcaaaatattataactttcaGTTTCTCTACCAGGGTTTGGGGAAGACAAAAG GTTGATGCCCATATTTACTTGTGGAAGTGGAATGCACGAATTGTAATATCAGATGTTGATGGGACTATTACCAA GATGGGAATACTTTACCTAATGGGCCTGTTGTTATCTCCCCTGATGGATTATTTCCCTCATTGTACCGAGAAG TAA
- the LOC122280117 gene encoding phosphatidate phosphatase PAH1 isoform X1: MNVVGKVGSLISQGVYSVATPFHPFGGAVDVIVVQQQDGTFRSTPWYVRFGKFQGVLKGAEKVVRIAVNGVEANFHMYLDNSGEAYFIKVEAGKGGEINEVAEDSDNLKVTAEDSSLDNNNKDSNYNINDIHILEHSASDSGVVGLRDEYVPLRPDRIERVESDVDRRFYDFQDEQSSFEGSVELSEYGSNQYDCLDGEAFVEPQSLNAEVVLLVSVDGHVLTAPISTSEQNAENVQLSTPQFHLGPGEGADFCEGNEEFSSGENVWAVDYISKLSPSTANGAPVDVGSINSNDSAFGHQLEVCEVEGGHVCQSEEAMNIADQQGKIHVQSDSEDVAPPNKRGEVFKSCLELSELTKQVRNTDLKDVVSSLDAQCSEEISQQSPPVVKAGKDRSAVELRNDDGPSGSCSSSSPGNMMSPGLQVQVESIEENAWNVEAEVEHMDDRKSVHSVYNGSESKDGKFTTSAAFEGVDECSNNEPAETQAGVSIEENQTHSILRFEISLCRNELHPGMGLEAAAEAFDAHRISAEEFTNSSASIISNENLIVRYRERYLLWEKAAHLVLGVAAFGLDLPFEPKDAIPVEQDGTPQPRDDDSGNTPSSGRRWRLWPIPFRRVKTLEHASSNSTNEDVFIDSESVNSAVVSTMASHNGNGSPHKQLIRTNVPTNEQIASLNLKEGQNIITFSFSTRVWGRQKVDAHIYLWKWNARIVISDVDGTITKSDVLGQFMPLVGRDWTQSGVARLFSAIKENGYHLLFLSARAIVQAYLTRSFLLNLKQDGNTLPNGPVVISPDGLFPSLYREVIRRAPHEFKIACLEDIRKLFPAECNPFYAGFGNRDTDELSYMKIGIPKGKIFIINPKGEVATSHRIDVKSYTSLHTLVNDMFPPTSLVEQEDYNSWNYWKMPVADIDV, encoded by the exons ATGAATGTGGTGGGTAAAGTTGGGAGCCTAATTTCCCAGGGTGTTTACTCTGTTGCTACCCCTTTCCACCCCTTTGGTGGGGCTGTTGATGTCATTGTTGTTCAGCAGCAGGATGGGACATTCCGAAGCACGCCTTGGTATGTCCGTTTTGGTAAATTTCAGGGAGTTCTGAAAGGGGCTGAGAAGGTTGTTCGCATAGCGGTCAATGGCGTTGAAGCCAATTTCCACATGTATCTTGATAATTCAGGCGAGGCCTATTTTATAAAGGTCGAGGCTGGTAAAGGAGGTGAGATAAACGAGGTGGCAGAGGATTCTGATAACTTGAAAGTTACAGCAGAGGATAGTAGTTTAGACAATAACAACAAAGATAGTAATTACAACATTAATGACATTCACATACTTGAACATAGTGCCTCTGATTCAGGGGTGGTTGGATTGCGAGATGAATATGTTCCCTTGCGTCCGGACCGTATTGAGAGGGTAGAATCTGATGTCGATCGAAGGTTTTATGACTTCCAGGATGAGCAATCTTCTTTTGAGGGTTCGGTAGAGTTGTCAGAATATGGATCAAATCAATATGACTGTTTAGACGGCGAGGCTTTTGTGGAACCCCAAAGTTTGAATGCAGAAGTGGTATTATTGGTAAGTGTAGATGGTCATGTATTGACAGCCCCCATCTCAACATCAGAACAGAATGCAGAGAATGTGCAATTAAGTACGCCCCAGTTTCATCTAGGCCCAGGTGAAGGGGCAGATTTTTGTGAAGGCAATGAGGAGTTTAGCTCAGGTGAAAATGTTTGGGCTGTTGATTATATTAGCAAGCTGAGTCCATCTACAGCTAATGGTGCACCTGTTGATGTTGGCAGTATTAACAGTAATGACAGTGCTTTTGGACACCAGCTGGAAGTTTGTGAAGTTGAGGGGGGCCATGTCTGTCAATCTGAAGAAGCTATGAACATTGCAGACCAGCAAGGAAAGATTCATGTGCAAAGCGATTCAGAAGATGTGGCTCCTCCTAACAAGAGGGGAGAGGTGTTTAAGAGCTGTTTGGAGCTATCAGAATTGACCAAACAGGTTAGAAATACTGATTTAAAAGATGTGGTTTCCTCATTGGACGCTCAATGTTCAGAAGAGATATCTCAACAGAGTCCTCCAGTTGTTAAGGCAGGGAAAGATCGGAGTGCTGTAGAATTGAGAAATGATGACGGGCCATCTGGCTCCTGTAGTTCAAGTTCTCCTGGTAATATGATGTCTCCAGGTTTACAGGTTCAAGTTGAATCAATTGAGGAAAATGCATGGAATGTAGAAGCAGAAGTAGAACACATGGATGACAGAAAATCTGTTCATTCTGTATATAATGGTTCAGAATCTAAGGATGGAAAGTTTACCACATCAGCAGCATTTGAAGGGGTAGATGAATGCAGTAATAACGAGCCTGCAGAAACTCAAGCAGGAGTTTCCATTGAAGAGAATCAAACTCACTCCATCCTAA GGTTTGAGATATCACTATGTAGGAATGAACTTCATCCAGGTATGGGTCTGGAAGCTGCTGCTGAAGCCTTTGATGCACATCGGATATCTGCGGAGGAGTTTACAAACTCATCAGCATCAATTATCAGTAATGAGAATCTAATAGTAAGATATAGAGAGAGGTACTTGCTGTGGGAAAAAGCTGCTCATCTTGTTCTTGGAGTGGCTGCATTTGGTTTAGATTTACCTTTTGAGCCCAAAGATGCAATTCCTGTGGAACAAGATGGCACACCACAGCCGAGGGATGACGATTCTGGAAATACTCCTTCATCTGGGCGTAGATGGAGGCTCTGGCCTATTCCATTCAGAAGAGTAAAAACGCTTGAGCACGCTAGCAGTAATTCAACCAATGAGGATGTCTTCATTGATTCTGAATCTGTCAACTCAGCAGTAGTGTCAACGATGGCATCGCATAATGGCAATGGATCCCCTCACAAGCAATTGATAAGGACCAATGTTCCCACTAATGAGCAGATAGCTTCTTTGAATCTGAAAGAAGgtcaaaatattataactttcaGTTTCTCTACCAGGGTTTGGGGAAGACAAAAG GTTGATGCCCATATTTACTTGTGGAAGTGGAATGCACGAATTGTAATATCAGATGTTGATGGGACTATTACCAA ATCTGATGTTTTAGGCCAGTTCATGCCTTTAGTTGGTAGGGACTGGACGCAATCTGGGGTCGCTAGACTTTTCTCTGCAATTAAG GAGAATGGATATCACCTGCTGTTTCTTAGTGCACGTGCAATCGTTCAGGCATATCTTACTAGGAGTTTTTTGCTCAATCTGAAACAG GATGGGAATACTTTACCTAATGGGCCTGTTGTTATCTCCCCTGATGGATTATTTCCCTCATTGTACCGAGAAG TAATACGAAGAGCGCCTCATGAATTCAAGATTGCGTGTTTAGAG GATATTAGAAAACTCTTTCCAGCTGAATGCAATCCATTTTATGCTGGCTTTGGAAATAGAGACACGGATGAACTAAGTTATATGAAAATTGGGATTCCCAAGGGaaaaatatttatcattaatCCGAAG GGTGAGGTTGCCACTAGTCATCGCATTGATGTGAAGTCATACACATCTTTGCACACTCTTGTCAATGACATGTTCCCGCCAACTTCATTGGTTGAGCAG GAAGATTATAACTCGTGGAATTATTGGAAAATGCCAGTGGCAGACATTGATGTATAG
- the LOC122280117 gene encoding phosphatidate phosphatase PAH1 isoform X2 — MNVVGKVGSLISQGVYSVATPFHPFGGAVDVIVVQQQDGTFRSTPWYVRFGKFQGVLKGAEKVVRIAVNGVEANFHMYLDNSGEAYFIKVEAGKGGEINEVAEDSDNLKVTAEDSSLDNNNKDSNYNINDIHILEHSASDSGVVGLRDEYVPLRPDRIERVESDVDRRFYDFQDEQSSFEGSVELSEYGSNQYDCLDGEAFVEPQSLNAEVVLLVSVDGHVLTAPISTSEQNAENVQLSTPQFHLGPGEGADFCEGNEEFSSGENVWAVDYISKLSPSTANGAPVDVGSINSNDSAFGHQLEVCEVEGGHVCQSEEAMNIADQQGKIHVQSDSEDVAPPNKRGEVFKSCLELSELTKQVRNTDLKDVVSSLDAQCSEEISQQSPPVVKAGKDRSAVELRNDDGPSGSCSSSSPGNMMSPGLQVQVESIEENAWNVEAEVEHMDDRKSVHSVYNGSESKDGKFTTSAAFEGVDECSNNEPAETQAGVSIEENQTHSILRFEISLCRNELHPGMGLEAAAEAFDAHRISAEEFTNSSASIISNENLIVRYRERYLLWEKAAHLVLGVAAFGLDLPFEPKDAIPVEQDGTPQPRDDDSGNTPSSGRRWRLWPIPFRRVKTLEHASSNSTNEDVFIDSESVNSAVVSTMASHNGNGSPHKQLIRTNVPTNEQIASLNLKEGQNIITFSFSTRVWGRQKVDAHIYLWKWNARIVISDVDGTITKMGILYLMGLLLSPLMDYFPHCTEKQNLPSPPRLMGGFLPLALWVGRVTCTCYPTLERSTKLHYQRLHCLIRRAPHEFKIACLEDIRKLFPAECNPFYAGFGNRDTDELSYMKIGIPKGKIFIINPKGEVATSHRIDVKSYTSLHTLVNDMFPPTSLVEQEDYNSWNYWKMPVADIDV; from the exons ATGAATGTGGTGGGTAAAGTTGGGAGCCTAATTTCCCAGGGTGTTTACTCTGTTGCTACCCCTTTCCACCCCTTTGGTGGGGCTGTTGATGTCATTGTTGTTCAGCAGCAGGATGGGACATTCCGAAGCACGCCTTGGTATGTCCGTTTTGGTAAATTTCAGGGAGTTCTGAAAGGGGCTGAGAAGGTTGTTCGCATAGCGGTCAATGGCGTTGAAGCCAATTTCCACATGTATCTTGATAATTCAGGCGAGGCCTATTTTATAAAGGTCGAGGCTGGTAAAGGAGGTGAGATAAACGAGGTGGCAGAGGATTCTGATAACTTGAAAGTTACAGCAGAGGATAGTAGTTTAGACAATAACAACAAAGATAGTAATTACAACATTAATGACATTCACATACTTGAACATAGTGCCTCTGATTCAGGGGTGGTTGGATTGCGAGATGAATATGTTCCCTTGCGTCCGGACCGTATTGAGAGGGTAGAATCTGATGTCGATCGAAGGTTTTATGACTTCCAGGATGAGCAATCTTCTTTTGAGGGTTCGGTAGAGTTGTCAGAATATGGATCAAATCAATATGACTGTTTAGACGGCGAGGCTTTTGTGGAACCCCAAAGTTTGAATGCAGAAGTGGTATTATTGGTAAGTGTAGATGGTCATGTATTGACAGCCCCCATCTCAACATCAGAACAGAATGCAGAGAATGTGCAATTAAGTACGCCCCAGTTTCATCTAGGCCCAGGTGAAGGGGCAGATTTTTGTGAAGGCAATGAGGAGTTTAGCTCAGGTGAAAATGTTTGGGCTGTTGATTATATTAGCAAGCTGAGTCCATCTACAGCTAATGGTGCACCTGTTGATGTTGGCAGTATTAACAGTAATGACAGTGCTTTTGGACACCAGCTGGAAGTTTGTGAAGTTGAGGGGGGCCATGTCTGTCAATCTGAAGAAGCTATGAACATTGCAGACCAGCAAGGAAAGATTCATGTGCAAAGCGATTCAGAAGATGTGGCTCCTCCTAACAAGAGGGGAGAGGTGTTTAAGAGCTGTTTGGAGCTATCAGAATTGACCAAACAGGTTAGAAATACTGATTTAAAAGATGTGGTTTCCTCATTGGACGCTCAATGTTCAGAAGAGATATCTCAACAGAGTCCTCCAGTTGTTAAGGCAGGGAAAGATCGGAGTGCTGTAGAATTGAGAAATGATGACGGGCCATCTGGCTCCTGTAGTTCAAGTTCTCCTGGTAATATGATGTCTCCAGGTTTACAGGTTCAAGTTGAATCAATTGAGGAAAATGCATGGAATGTAGAAGCAGAAGTAGAACACATGGATGACAGAAAATCTGTTCATTCTGTATATAATGGTTCAGAATCTAAGGATGGAAAGTTTACCACATCAGCAGCATTTGAAGGGGTAGATGAATGCAGTAATAACGAGCCTGCAGAAACTCAAGCAGGAGTTTCCATTGAAGAGAATCAAACTCACTCCATCCTAA GGTTTGAGATATCACTATGTAGGAATGAACTTCATCCAGGTATGGGTCTGGAAGCTGCTGCTGAAGCCTTTGATGCACATCGGATATCTGCGGAGGAGTTTACAAACTCATCAGCATCAATTATCAGTAATGAGAATCTAATAGTAAGATATAGAGAGAGGTACTTGCTGTGGGAAAAAGCTGCTCATCTTGTTCTTGGAGTGGCTGCATTTGGTTTAGATTTACCTTTTGAGCCCAAAGATGCAATTCCTGTGGAACAAGATGGCACACCACAGCCGAGGGATGACGATTCTGGAAATACTCCTTCATCTGGGCGTAGATGGAGGCTCTGGCCTATTCCATTCAGAAGAGTAAAAACGCTTGAGCACGCTAGCAGTAATTCAACCAATGAGGATGTCTTCATTGATTCTGAATCTGTCAACTCAGCAGTAGTGTCAACGATGGCATCGCATAATGGCAATGGATCCCCTCACAAGCAATTGATAAGGACCAATGTTCCCACTAATGAGCAGATAGCTTCTTTGAATCTGAAAGAAGgtcaaaatattataactttcaGTTTCTCTACCAGGGTTTGGGGAAGACAAAAG GTTGATGCCCATATTTACTTGTGGAAGTGGAATGCACGAATTGTAATATCAGATGTTGATGGGACTATTACCAA GATGGGAATACTTTACCTAATGGGCCTGTTGTTATCTCCCCTGATGGATTATTTCCCTCATTGTACCGAGAAG CAAAATCTGCCCAGCCCACCCAGGTTAATGGGCGGTTTCCTTCCATTGGCTCTGTGGGTGGGCCGGGTAACATGTACTTGTTACCCCACCCTAGAAAGAAGTACTAAATTGCATTACCAGAGGCTTCACTGTT TAATACGAAGAGCGCCTCATGAATTCAAGATTGCGTGTTTAGAG GATATTAGAAAACTCTTTCCAGCTGAATGCAATCCATTTTATGCTGGCTTTGGAAATAGAGACACGGATGAACTAAGTTATATGAAAATTGGGATTCCCAAGGGaaaaatatttatcattaatCCGAAG GGTGAGGTTGCCACTAGTCATCGCATTGATGTGAAGTCATACACATCTTTGCACACTCTTGTCAATGACATGTTCCCGCCAACTTCATTGGTTGAGCAG GAAGATTATAACTCGTGGAATTATTGGAAAATGCCAGTGGCAGACATTGATGTATAG